The genomic region GCATCTGCCGTTCGGCGACCTTGTGCCCCGGGTGCCCGTCCAACCCGGGGTAGTACACGCGCCGGACCGCCGGGTGGCCCTCCAGTGCGGCCACGACCCGCTCGGCGTTGGCACTGTGCCGGTCCATCCGCACACCCAGGGTCTTGACACCGCGCAGGGTCAGCCAGGAGTCGAAGGGCCCCGGGACCGCCCCCATGGTGTTCTGGTGGAAGGCCAGCCGCTCCCCGAGCTCGGCGTCGGCCACCACCAGCGCGCCCCCGACCACGTCGGAGTGCCCGCCCAGGTACTTCGTGGTGGAGTGGACCACCACGTCCGCGCCCAGGGCCAGCGGCTGCTGGAGGTAGGGCGAGGCGAAGGTGTTGTCCACGACGTACAGGGCGCCCGCGTCGTGGGCGATCGCCGCGACCGCCTCGATGTCGGTGATGTTGAGCAGGGGGTTGGTGGGGGTCTCGGTCCACACCACCCTGGTCTCGGGGCGCACCGCCGCCCGCACGGCCTCGGGGTCGCTCTGGTCGACCGCGTCCCAGGCCACGCCCCAGCGCTCGACCACCTTGGAGATCAGGCGGAACGTGCCCCCGTAGGCGTCGCCGGGGATGATGATGTGGTCGCCCGGCGACAGGACCGTGCGCAGCAGGGTGTCCTCCGC from Nocardiopsis aegyptia harbors:
- a CDS encoding cystathionine gamma-synthase; translation: MTFDGFETLAIHAGQEPDTGTGAVVVPIYQTSTYAQDGVGGLRRGYEYSRTGNPTRAALEECLAALEAGTRGLAFASGMAAEDTLLRTVLSPGDHIIIPGDAYGGTFRLISKVVERWGVAWDAVDQSDPEAVRAAVRPETRVVWTETPTNPLLNITDIEAVAAIAHDAGALYVVDNTFASPYLQQPLALGADVVVHSTTKYLGGHSDVVGGALVVADAELGERLAFHQNTMGAVPGPFDSWLTLRGVKTLGVRMDRHSANAERVVAALEGHPAVRRVYYPGLDGHPGHKVAERQMRAFGGMVSFALRDGEKAALELCERTEVFTLGESLGGVESLIEHPGRMTHASTAGSPLEVPADLVRISVGIESGDDLVADLLGALEG